A window of Mycolicibacterium fluoranthenivorans contains these coding sequences:
- the secF gene encoding protein translocase subunit SecF, with translation MEDSGAVEAPALDSAESSNLPQHGFFVRLYTGTGAFEVIGKRKMWFIISGAIVAVAIAAMLLRGFTFGIDFEGGTKVSMPVDGVKAQATAEQVETVFSKALGTAPESVVIVGNGASATVQIRTETLSNADTEKLRVALFDAFEPKGSDGKPSKQAISDSAVSSTWGGQITKKALIALVVFLVIVSIYITVRYERYMAIAALAAMFFDIIVTAGVYALVGFEVTPATVIGLLTILGFSIYDTVIVFDKVEENTHGFEHTTRRTFAEQANLAVNQTFMRSINTSLISLLPILALIVVAVWLLGVGTLKDLALVQLVGIIVGTYSSIYFATPLLVTMRERTELVSAHTKRVLRRRTAAAKAGAVTEGVTATEIEDSVAADVVTTPAPDKPVPGARPVRPNRPSGKRRR, from the coding sequence CTGGAAGACTCTGGCGCCGTCGAGGCACCGGCGCTGGATTCGGCCGAGTCGTCGAACCTGCCGCAGCACGGTTTCTTCGTCCGGCTCTACACCGGCACGGGTGCGTTCGAGGTCATCGGCAAGCGCAAGATGTGGTTCATCATCAGCGGTGCCATCGTGGCGGTGGCGATCGCCGCGATGCTGCTGCGCGGCTTCACCTTCGGTATCGACTTCGAGGGCGGCACCAAGGTGTCCATGCCCGTCGACGGGGTCAAGGCCCAGGCCACCGCGGAGCAGGTCGAGACGGTCTTCAGCAAGGCCCTCGGTACCGCACCGGAGTCGGTGGTGATCGTCGGCAACGGCGCCTCGGCCACGGTGCAGATCCGCACCGAGACGCTGAGCAATGCCGATACCGAGAAACTGCGGGTGGCACTGTTCGACGCGTTCGAGCCCAAGGGCTCGGACGGTAAGCCCAGCAAGCAGGCCATCAGCGACTCGGCGGTGTCCTCGACCTGGGGTGGCCAGATCACCAAGAAGGCGCTCATCGCGCTGGTGGTGTTCCTGGTGATCGTCTCGATCTACATCACCGTGCGCTACGAGCGGTACATGGCCATCGCGGCGCTGGCGGCCATGTTCTTCGACATCATCGTGACCGCGGGGGTGTACGCGCTGGTCGGATTCGAGGTCACTCCCGCCACCGTCATCGGTCTGCTCACGATTCTCGGTTTCTCCATCTATGACACCGTCATCGTGTTCGACAAGGTGGAGGAGAACACCCACGGGTTCGAGCACACCACGCGGCGCACCTTCGCCGAACAGGCCAACCTCGCGGTGAACCAGACGTTCATGCGGTCGATCAACACCAGCCTCATCTCGCTGCTGCCGATCCTCGCGCTCATCGTGGTGGCGGTCTGGCTGCTCGGCGTCGGCACGCTCAAGGACCTCGCGCTGGTGCAGTTGGTCGGCATCATCGTGGGTACCTACTCGTCCATCTACTTCGCGACCCCGCTGCTGGTCACGATGCGGGAGCGCACCGAGCTGGTGAGCGCACACACCAAACGGGTGCTGCGCCGGCGCACCGCGGCGGCCAAGGCCGGCGCGGTCACCGAGGGCGTGACCGCCACGGAGATCGAGGACTCCGTCGCGGCGGATGTCGTCACCACGCCGGCCCCGGACAAGCCGGTTCCCGGTGCGCGTCCGGTCCGGCCGAACCGACCGTCGGGCAAGCGGCGTCGCTAG
- the secD gene encoding protein translocase subunit SecD: MASTSAPVHPARYLALFLVLLVGVYLLVFLTGDKQADPKLGIDLQGGTRVTLTARTPDGSEPSRESLMQAQEIISSRVNGLGVSGSEVVIDGNNLVITVPGNDGSEARNLGQTARLYIRPVIHAIPAQGKGQQPPQGAPGAPPGAPPGMPPGGGLPALAPAEPEAPVTAPGQAGTPAPAAPAAQPRPYPQEPAPTPAPPAPGTPAPGAPAAPGAPAPAPPGSKADLAQRISDEKQLRQSTDQSIQLLALQFQATRCNDEDVLAGNDDPNLPLVTCSSDHTTVYLLDKSIMSGEQIESASSGLDQQRGDYVVDVQFKPEGAKIWADFTAANVGTQTAFTLDSQVVSAPEIQEAIPGGRTQITGRFTQDSARELANVLKYGSLPLSFESSEAETVSATLGLTSLRAGLIAGAVGMALVLAYALLYYRVLGLLTALSLVASGAFVFALLVLLGRYINYTLDLAGIAGLIIGIGTTADSFVVFFERIKDEIREGRSYRSAVPRGWARARKTILSGNAVTFLAAAVLYVLAVGQVKGFAFTLGLTTILDVLVVFLVTWPLVYLTTKSATLSKPAFNGLGAVQQIARERRAAHTTGRG, translated from the coding sequence GTGGCATCGACTTCGGCGCCGGTGCATCCTGCCCGCTATCTGGCGCTCTTTCTGGTCCTCCTGGTCGGCGTCTACCTTCTCGTCTTTCTCACCGGCGACAAGCAGGCCGATCCCAAGTTGGGCATCGACCTGCAGGGCGGCACCCGCGTCACCCTGACCGCGCGTACCCCGGACGGCTCCGAGCCGTCCCGGGAATCCCTGATGCAGGCGCAGGAGATCATCAGCTCGCGGGTGAACGGCCTGGGGGTGTCGGGCTCTGAGGTCGTCATCGACGGCAACAACCTGGTGATCACCGTCCCGGGCAACGATGGCAGCGAGGCCCGCAACCTGGGGCAGACCGCGCGGCTCTACATCCGCCCGGTGATCCACGCCATCCCCGCGCAGGGCAAGGGACAGCAGCCGCCCCAGGGCGCTCCGGGTGCTCCGCCGGGAGCACCGCCCGGTATGCCGCCCGGTGGTGGCTTGCCGGCGTTGGCGCCGGCCGAGCCCGAGGCCCCGGTCACTGCGCCCGGCCAAGCGGGTACGCCGGCCCCGGCGGCCCCGGCGGCTCAGCCGCGCCCGTACCCGCAGGAACCCGCGCCGACGCCGGCGCCACCCGCACCGGGCACCCCCGCACCGGGCGCACCGGCGGCACCGGGCGCACCGGCCCCCGCGCCACCGGGATCCAAAGCCGATCTGGCCCAACGTATCTCCGATGAGAAGCAGCTGCGTCAGAGCACCGACCAGAGCATCCAGTTGCTGGCCCTGCAGTTTCAGGCCACCCGCTGCAACGACGAGGACGTGCTGGCGGGTAACGACGATCCGAACCTGCCGCTGGTGACCTGCTCCTCGGACCACACCACGGTGTACCTGCTCGACAAGTCGATCATGAGCGGTGAGCAGATCGAGAGCGCCAGCTCGGGACTGGATCAGCAGCGCGGCGACTATGTGGTCGACGTCCAGTTCAAACCGGAGGGTGCCAAGATCTGGGCGGACTTCACCGCCGCCAACGTCGGCACCCAGACCGCGTTCACGCTCGACTCCCAGGTGGTCAGTGCCCCGGAGATCCAGGAGGCGATCCCCGGTGGGCGCACCCAGATCACCGGCCGCTTCACCCAGGACTCGGCTCGCGAGCTGGCCAACGTACTGAAATACGGCTCGCTGCCGCTGTCGTTCGAGTCCTCGGAGGCCGAAACCGTCTCCGCCACACTCGGTCTGACGTCACTGCGGGCCGGCCTCATCGCCGGCGCCGTGGGTATGGCGCTGGTCCTGGCGTACGCGTTGCTGTACTACCGGGTACTCGGTCTGCTGACGGCACTGTCCCTGGTCGCCTCCGGCGCATTCGTGTTCGCGCTGCTGGTGCTCCTGGGCAGATATATCAACTACACCCTGGACCTGGCCGGTATCGCGGGTCTGATCATCGGTATCGGCACCACCGCCGACTCGTTCGTGGTGTTCTTCGAACGCATCAAGGACGAGATCCGGGAGGGCCGCTCCTACCGGTCGGCGGTGCCGCGTGGTTGGGCCCGGGCCCGCAAGACGATCCTGTCGGGTAACGCAGTCACCTTCCTGGCCGCGGCCGTGCTCTACGTGCTGGCGGTCGGCCAGGTCAAGGGATTCGCGTTCACCCTCGGCCTGACGACCATCCTGGACGTGCTCGTGGTCTTCCTGGTCACGTGGCCGTTGGTGTACCTGACGACCAAATCGGCGACGCTGTCCAAGCCCGCATTCAACGGTCTCGGCGCGGTGCAGCAGATCGCTCGCGAGCGGCGTGCCGCGCACACCACGGGACGGGGATGA
- a CDS encoding adenine phosphoribosyltransferase — translation MSSAAAVIAELTRNVADFPQPGVQFKDLTPVLADARGLAIVTDALAEAADGADLIAGIDARGFLLGAAVALKLGTGVLAVRKGGKLPPPVHAERYELEYGSATLEIPADGIDMVGRRVLVIDDVLATGGTLAAAARLLERSGAHVTGAAVVLELTALPGRAAVHPLRVTSLTTV, via the coding sequence ATGTCTAGTGCCGCCGCCGTGATCGCCGAACTGACCCGCAACGTCGCCGATTTCCCGCAGCCGGGTGTCCAGTTCAAGGACCTCACCCCGGTGCTGGCCGACGCTCGCGGGCTGGCCATCGTCACCGACGCGCTGGCCGAGGCGGCAGACGGTGCCGATCTGATCGCCGGGATCGACGCCAGGGGATTCCTGCTGGGCGCGGCCGTCGCCCTGAAGCTGGGAACCGGGGTGCTGGCCGTGCGCAAGGGCGGCAAGCTGCCGCCGCCCGTGCACGCCGAGCGGTATGAGCTGGAGTACGGGTCGGCGACGCTGGAGATCCCGGCCGACGGTATCGACATGGTCGGCCGGCGCGTTCTGGTGATCGACGATGTGCTGGCCACCGGAGGAACGCTGGCGGCGGCGGCCCGGCTGTTGGAACGCAGCGGTGCGCACGTCACCGGAGCGGCGGTGGTGCTCGAGCTGACGGCCCTGCCGGGGCGTGCGGCGGTGCATCCGTTGCGGGTCACCAGCCTGACCACGGTGTGA
- a CDS encoding ABC transporter substrate-binding protein yields MLVVGTSVACSSADDHVIDYAVDGTLITYNTNTVVGAASGGPQAFARVQTGFTYRGPDGQIIGDRDYGSVAVVGRSPLILDYEINANAVYSDGKPITCDDMVLAWAAQSGRNPGFDAASTAGYRDVATVDCAPGAKKARVTFAPDRGVVDYGQLFGATSLMPSHVIADELGLGDGAVTTALQTGDAPAIDRIAKAWNTLWNLGPDIDLKKFPSSGPYKIASVAKDGAVVLTANDKWWGAKPVAQRVTVWPRGADIQDRVNRGAFDVVDIAAGSSGTLNLPAGYTRTDTPSAGIEQLIFSAQGPLAAPPARRALALCTPRDTIARNAEVPIANVRLSPTVDDALAAAESAGEAGQFSVANPDAARAALNNQPLTVRIGYQTPNARIAATVGAIAQSCAPAGITVTDESGDSVGPQSLRDNSIDVLIGSTGGAVGSGSTGSSALDAYDLRYGNGNNLSGYANERIDGIIDALAVTADPKELSRLLSEAGPILWGDIPTLPLYRQQRTLLTSKRVSAVQANPTRWGAGWNMDRWVLE; encoded by the coding sequence ATGCTGGTGGTCGGTACCTCGGTCGCCTGTTCGTCGGCCGATGACCACGTCATCGACTACGCCGTCGACGGCACGCTGATCACCTACAACACCAACACGGTGGTGGGTGCCGCATCGGGCGGGCCGCAGGCGTTCGCGCGCGTGCAGACCGGATTCACCTACCGCGGCCCCGACGGCCAGATCATCGGTGACCGCGACTACGGCAGTGTCGCGGTGGTCGGCCGCTCGCCGCTGATCCTGGATTACGAGATCAACGCCAACGCCGTGTATTCCGACGGCAAACCGATCACCTGCGACGACATGGTGCTGGCCTGGGCCGCGCAGTCGGGGCGTAACCCGGGCTTCGACGCGGCCAGCACGGCCGGGTACCGCGATGTCGCCACCGTCGACTGCGCCCCGGGCGCGAAGAAGGCCAGGGTCACGTTCGCCCCGGACCGCGGCGTCGTGGACTACGGCCAACTGTTCGGGGCCACCTCGCTGATGCCGTCCCATGTGATCGCCGACGAGCTCGGCCTCGGCGACGGCGCGGTGACGACGGCCCTGCAGACCGGTGACGCCCCGGCCATCGACCGCATCGCCAAAGCCTGGAACACGCTGTGGAACCTCGGCCCCGATATCGACCTCAAGAAGTTCCCGTCCTCGGGTCCCTACAAGATCGCGTCGGTGGCCAAGGACGGCGCGGTGGTGCTGACCGCGAACGACAAATGGTGGGGCGCCAAGCCCGTCGCCCAGCGGGTGACGGTGTGGCCCAGGGGAGCTGACATCCAGGACCGGGTGAACCGCGGCGCGTTCGACGTGGTGGACATCGCCGCCGGTTCGTCGGGCACGCTGAACCTGCCCGCGGGTTACACCCGTACCGACACCCCGTCGGCCGGGATCGAGCAGCTGATCTTCTCCGCGCAGGGTCCGCTGGCTGCGCCGCCGGCCCGGCGTGCGCTGGCCCTGTGCACCCCGCGCGACACCATCGCCCGCAACGCCGAGGTTCCGATCGCCAACGTGCGACTCAGCCCCACCGTCGACGACGCGCTGGCGGCTGCCGAAAGTGCCGGCGAGGCAGGGCAGTTCAGCGTGGCCAATCCGGACGCCGCCCGTGCGGCCCTGAACAATCAGCCGCTGACGGTCCGAATCGGTTACCAGACCCCCAATGCCCGGATCGCGGCGACGGTCGGGGCGATCGCGCAGTCATGCGCGCCGGCGGGGATCACCGTCACCGACGAGTCCGGTGACTCCGTCGGCCCGCAGAGCCTGCGCGACAACAGCATCGACGTGCTCATCGGCAGCACGGGCGGCGCGGTCGGCAGCGGATCCACGGGATCCTCCGCGCTGGACGCCTACGATCTGCGGTACGGCAACGGCAACAACCTGTCCGGGTATGCCAACGAGCGCATCGACGGCATCATCGACGCGCTCGCGGTGACCGCGGACCCCAAGGAGCTGAGCAGGCTGCTCAGCGAGGCCGGACCGATCCTGTGGGGCGATATTCCGACCCTGCCGCTGTACCGTCAGCAGCGCACCCTGCTCACCTCGAAGCGGGTGTCGGCGGTGCAGGCCAACCCGACCCGCTGGGGTGCGGGATGGAATATGGACCGATGGGTCTTGGAATAG